Proteins encoded together in one Anguilla anguilla isolate fAngAng1 chromosome 9, fAngAng1.pri, whole genome shotgun sequence window:
- the btg3 gene encoding protein BTG3, producing the protein MKKEIAAVVFFMKRLVRKAEKLETEKVDRFVERLTVALQEKYRGHWYPENPSKGQAFRCIRVNGFLKEDPELLRACRESGVQYRDLGLPQELTLWVDPGEVCCRYGEKNHAFTVASFSGDDVDDKEDVTKKVTSAVEKVTSDYHSGSSSDEESGTREACVTPPFPHFQPRYQAVPQIPYQPVHVWHPFPKKKTGPGKGHGPPHPHFGFRPHARPNPCFRPNGWCPVRPRNGPGYWGSTPNLAHS; encoded by the exons ATGAAGAAAGAAATTGCGGCAGTGGTGTTTTTTATGAAACGGCTGGTCAGGAAGGCGGAAAAGCTGGAGACGGAGAAAGTGGATCGTTTTGTGGAGAGACTGACTGTGGCATTACAGGAGAAATACCGGGGGCACTGGTACCCTGAGAACCCCAGCAAAGGCCAGGCTTTCAG gTGTATTCGAGTGAACGGGTTTCTGAAGGAGGACCCTGAGCTGCTGAGAGCCTGTCGGGAGAGCGGGGTGCAGTACAGAGACCTGGGCCTGCCACAGGAACTCACTCTCTGGGTGGACCCTGGGGAGGTATGCTGCAG GTACGGGGAGAAGAACCACGCCTTCACAGTGGCGAGTTTCTCGGGAGACGACGTGGACGACAAGGAGGACGTGACCAAGAAGGTGACGAGCGCggtggagaaggtgacgtcggACTACCACTCCGGCTCCTCGTCTGACGAAGAGAGCGGCACCCGAGAGGCCTGTGTgaccccccctttcccccacttCCAGCCCCGCTACCAG GCGGTGCCCCAAATCCCCTACCAGCCGGTCCACGTGTGGCACCCGTTTCCGAAAAAGAAGACCGGGCCCGGGAAGGGGCACgggcccccccaccctcactttGGCTTCCGCCCCCACGCCAGGCCCAACCCCTGCTTCAGACCGAACGGCTGGTGTCCCGTCCGGCCCCGAAACGGACCGGGTTACTGGGGCAGCACCCCAAACCTGGCCCACTCTTAG